One genomic region from Bacillus aquiflavi encodes:
- the cyoE gene encoding heme o synthase: MSNSKVGEVAIADNGKTLQDSIKKTTAWKDFLAIIKIGIVNSNLITTFTGIWLALHFTGQSFLTNLDIVFATLIGSSLIIAGSCSLNNYIDRDIDHLMTRTKDRPTVTGKVNPKRVLLLGVILVLVGMAFLMLTTLTAAVIGLIGIFSYVVLYSMWSKRQLVSNTVIGSLSGAVPPLIGWAAIDGDLHIMAWFLFLVMFIWQPPHFYALAMRRVEEYRAANIPMLPVVKGFKVTKRHINLWVTALLPLPFFLLSLGIPFVILATALNIGWLALGLTGYKMKDDIKWAKLMFVYSLNYMTIMFVAMVIVTLV; encoded by the coding sequence ATGTCGAATTCCAAGGTAGGAGAAGTAGCCATTGCGGACAATGGAAAGACGCTTCAAGATAGTATAAAAAAAACAACTGCTTGGAAAGATTTTTTAGCAATAATTAAGATTGGAATTGTAAATTCTAACTTAATTACTACATTTACTGGTATATGGTTAGCGCTGCATTTTACTGGTCAAAGCTTTTTAACTAATTTAGATATAGTTTTTGCTACTTTGATTGGTTCATCCTTGATTATTGCTGGATCATGCAGTCTCAATAATTATATAGATAGAGATATTGATCATTTAATGACGAGGACAAAAGACAGGCCGACTGTTACTGGAAAGGTAAATCCTAAACGGGTTCTTTTACTGGGAGTCATCCTTGTTTTAGTCGGAATGGCATTTTTAATGCTCACAACTTTGACTGCAGCAGTGATTGGATTAATTGGGATTTTCAGCTATGTTGTCTTATATTCAATGTGGTCAAAACGCCAATTAGTATCAAATACTGTTATCGGGAGTCTTTCAGGCGCTGTCCCACCTTTAATAGGTTGGGCTGCAATTGATGGGGATCTGCATATAATGGCTTGGTTTTTATTTTTAGTTATGTTTATTTGGCAACCTCCTCATTTTTATGCACTTGCAATGAGACGCGTGGAAGAATATCGAGCTGCTAACATTCCAATGTTGCCAGTCGTTAAAGGATTTAAAGTAACAAAAAGGCATATTAACCTTTGGGTAACAGCACTATTACCTTTACCATTTTTTCTTTTATCACTAGGTATTCCATTTGTAATTCTAGCAACTGCACTAAATATTGGGTGGCTAGCTCTCGGATTAACAGGCTACAAAATGAAAGATGATATAAAATGGGCAAAGCTCATGTTTGTATATTCATTGAATTATATGACCATTATGTTTGTAGCAATGGTGATCGTAACACTTGTTTAA